Proteins encoded by one window of Lycium barbarum isolate Lr01 chromosome 11, ASM1917538v2, whole genome shotgun sequence:
- the LOC132616691 gene encoding non-specific lipid-transfer protein 2-like, with product MKKGSFFVAIFLVLFLSELLVTEAVTCSVTELTPCAAAITSPQAPSSACCAKLREQKPCLCGYLKNPNLRPYVNSPNAQRVAKTCGVPTPSC from the coding sequence ATGAAGAAGGGTAGCTTTTTTGTTGCAATATTCTTGGTCCTTTTTCTGAGTGAATTGTTGGTGACAGAGGCAGTTACATGCAGTGTCACGGAGCTGACTCCGTGTGCTGCGGCGATCACGTCGCCGCAGGCACCCTCTTCGGCATGTTGCGCTAAGTTGAGAGAGCAGAAACCTTGCCTTTGTGGATACCTCAAGAATCCAAACCTTAGGCCATATGTTAACTCTCCTAATGCCCAGAGAGTTGCTAAAACTTGTGGAGTACCCACTCCCAGTTGTTAG